The Phoenix dactylifera cultivar Barhee BC4 chromosome 15, palm_55x_up_171113_PBpolish2nd_filt_p, whole genome shotgun sequence genome contains a region encoding:
- the LOC108511872 gene encoding uncharacterized protein LOC108511872 has translation MAGGNFLGRIISYVVNELVVEGLANNPTFQRFAVRTSKNLEELSTKATQAREELVEQLKDVTKNVDSFKRQ, from the exons ATGGCGGGAGGTAATTTCCTCGGCAGGATTATCAGCTACGTCGTCAACGAGCTCGTCGTTGAAGGCCTAGCCAACAA CCCAACATTTCAAAGGTTTGCAGTGCGAACATCAAAGAATTTAGAAGAACTTTCTACCAAAG CTACTCAGGCAAGGGAGGAACTAGTTGAGCAATTGAAGGATGTAACCAAAAATGTTGAT TCATTCAAAAGGCAATGA